The Dioscorea cayenensis subsp. rotundata cultivar TDr96_F1 chromosome 19, TDr96_F1_v2_PseudoChromosome.rev07_lg8_w22 25.fasta, whole genome shotgun sequence genome includes a window with the following:
- the LOC120249711 gene encoding uncharacterized protein LOC120249711: MEIEQVQCDCCDLQEDCTQNYISEVKAKFDGKWLCGLCAEAVRDEVIRAKKIGYGMEEGMKAHMSFCRKFKSNPAVQVADGMKQMLRRRSGNMSGTSAPSMTAKNHGSHPENSDP; this comes from the exons ATGGAGATCGAACAGGTGCAGTGCGACTGCTGTGATCTGCAAGAAGACTGCACACAAAACTACATCAGTGAGGTTAAGGCAAAGTTTGACGGCAAATGGTTGTGTGGTTTGTGTGCAGAGGCTGTAAGAGATGAAGTGATTAGAGCTAAGAAGATAGGTTATGGAATGGAGGAGGGTATGAAGGCTCACATGTCGTTCTGCCGGAAGTTTAAGTCCAATCCTGCAGTCCAAGTGGCTGATGGAATGAAGCAGATGCTCCGGCGGAGGTCAGGGAACATGTCAGGGACTTCAGCCCCTTCAATGACAGCCAAAAACCACG GCAGTCACCCAGAAAATTCCGACCCCTAA
- the LOC120249710 gene encoding pentatricopeptide repeat-containing protein At4g14820, whose protein sequence is METLTLNPISIPPIIPSHLLSSATTIPQLKQIHARILRSGLDLTPSLLSRLLSLPLNPAAAPSLDYALSVLLRTPHPPSRLRCRAFRLLGPRRAIAAYARLRQDGVDFDRFDFPPLLRAAARAGEGEGGEAVVRETHGFVLKTGFVADPFVLTALVRGYAARGCVSDARAVFDRMPERDVVAWGVMLDGWCQSGCYSDALQLFEEMKSSDVAPDQVILATVLSACGRTGNLSSGKAIHSYILESGIAMDAHLQSSLINMYSNCGSMDIARKLFDEIPVKDLVASTAMVFGYAKIGEIETARAIFDEMPEKDLVCWSAMISGYSESDKPGEALKLFNEMQASGVRPDKITMLSVISACAHLGAIDQAKWIHVFIDKNMFHDVLMVRNALIDMYSKCGNLASAWRVFEGTPQKNVITWTSMITGLAMHGDGTSALALFERMKAEGVEPNGVTLVGLLYACSHTGLVAEGRQVFESMVHEYKVEPKLEHYGCMVDLLCRAKLLREAFELIESMPFHPNVIIWGSLLGGCRVHMDVELGEIAAKRILELDPDHDGAYVLLSNIYAKANKWDEVGRVRRLMKSRGVSKEKGCSWIEINGNVHEFLMGDESHPKSKEIYGKLEEIIQELVLVGYSPDTGSVLVDLEEEEKKEAVLLHSEKLALSFGLINSTRGSCIRIAKNLRVCEDCHSFMEFVSKVFDIEIVLRDRTRFHHYKNGVCSCKGFW, encoded by the exons ATGGAAACCCTTACCCTAAATCCCATTTCAATTCCTCCCATCATCCCTTCTCATCTCCTCTCCAGCGCCACCACCATCCCCCAATTGAAGCAAATCCATGCCCGCATCCTACGCTCCGGCCTCGACCTCACCCCCTCCTTGCTCTCTCGACTCCTCTCCCTCCCCCTCAACCCCGCTGCTGCCCCATCTCTCGACTATGCCCTCTCCGTCCTCCTTCGCACGCCCCATCCTCCCTCCCGCCTCCGCTGCCGCGCCTTCCGTCTCCTCGGCCCCCGCCGTGCCATCGCAGCTTATGCGCGCTTGCGCCAGGACGGCGTCGACTTCGACCGCTTCGATTTTCCCCCTCTACTGCGAGCTGCGGCTCGGGCCGGGGAAGGGGAGGGCGGGGAAGCAGTCGTGAGGGAGACCCATGGGTTTGTTTTGAAGACGGGGTTCGTCGCTGACCCTTTCGTGCTCACTGCGCTTGTGCGCGGCTACGCTGCGCGCGGGTGCGTCTCGGATGCACGCGCGGTGTTCGACCGAATGCCTGAACGAGATGTCGTCGCTTGGGGCGTCATGCTTGATGG TTGGTGTCAGAGTGGTTGTTATAGTGATGCCCTGCAACtgtttgaagaaatgaagagCTCTGATGTAGCCCCGGATCAGGTCATTCTGGCCACAGTTCTATCGGCTTGTGGGCGCACCGGGAATCTATCATCAGGCAAGGCTATTCATTCTTACATATTGGAGTCTGGCATTGCCATGGATGCGCATCTCCAAAGCTCTCTCATCAATATGTATTCCAATTGTGGGTCGATGGATATCGCACGAaagttgtttgatgaaatacCCGTGAAGGACTTGGTGGCTTCAACGGCCATGGTCTTTGGGTATGCCAAGATTGGCGAGATTGAAACTGCACGAGCcatatttgatgaaatgcctgagAAGGACTTGGTTTGCTGGAGTGCCATGATCTCGGGCTATTCTGAGAGTGATAAACCTGGTGAGGCTCTCAAGCTATTCAATGAGATGCAGGCCTCGGGTGTGAGGCCTGATAAAATCACCATGCTGAGTGTCATCTCTGCGTGTGCACATTTGGGTGCTATTGATCAAGCTAAATGGATACATGTATTCATTGACAAGAATATGTTTCATGATGTTCTAATGGTAAGAAATGCACTTATTGACATGTACTCCAAATGTGGGAACTTGGCTAGTGCTTGGAGAGTCTTTGAGGGGACACCTCAGAAGAATGTGATTACTTGGACTAGCATGATCACAGGGTTGGCGATGCATGGAGATGGGACGTCGGCTCTTGCACTCTTTGAGCGGATGAAAGCCGAAGGTGTGGAACCGAATGGAGTAACACTTGTTGGATTGCTCTATGCTTGTAGTCATACTGGCTTGGTTGCTGAGGGCCGTCAGGTATTTGAGTCCATGGTACATGAGTATAAGGTGGAACCCAAGCTTGAACACTATGGCTGCATGGTTGATCTTCTTTGTCGTGCAAAACTACTTCGTGAAGCATTTGAGCTTATAGAATCAATGCCTTTCCACCCAAATGTAATTATATGGGGGTCACTTTTGGGAGGGTGTAGGGTTCATATGGATGTCGAACTTGGTGAAATTGCAGCAAAGAGAATTTTGGAGCTGGACCCTGATCATGATGGAGCTTATGTGCTGCTATCTAACATTTATGCTAAGGCTAATAAGTGGGATGAAGTCGGGAGAGTGAGGAGGTTGATGAAAAGCAGAGGTGTTTCCAAGGAAAAAGGATGTAGTTGGATTGAAATAAATGGTAATGTACACGAGTTTTTGATGGGTGATGAGTCTCATCCAAAATCTAAGGAGATTTATGGGAAACTGGAGGAGATTATCCAGGAATTGGTGCTAGTCGGTTACTCTCCAGACACAGGTAGTGTGTTGGTTGATTTGgaggaggaagagaagaaggaagCTGTTCTCTTGCACAGTGAAAAGTTAGCCCTTTCTTTTGGGCTCATCAACTCAACAAGGGGTTCATGCATTCGCATAGCAAAGAATCTTAGGGTTTGTGAAGATTGTCATTCCTTCATGGAATTCGTTTCCAAGGTTTTTGACATAGAGATTGTTTTGAGAGATAGAACCCGTTTTCACCATTACAAGAATGGGGTTTGCTCATGCAAAGgcttttggtaa